The following proteins are co-located in the Salvelinus fontinalis isolate EN_2023a chromosome 29, ASM2944872v1, whole genome shotgun sequence genome:
- the LOC129827666 gene encoding tetraspanin-7-like, whose translation MSPPSRRLQTKPVITCLKTFLISYSLIFWFTGVILLAVGVWGKVSLEAYFQLASEKSTNAPYVLIGTGAIIIIFGLFGCFATCRGSPWMLKLYAMFLVLVFIAEFVAGISGFLFRHEIKAVLGDAYKDAVTNYNTTDPKSSVVDNIQKTLHCCGVDSYEDWNTTKYFKDQGIPDSCCKENTVCAVEALKDLAKAHDFVYNTGCFSKVTTLMESNLGIIAGISFGIAFFQLIGVFLACCLSRYITNNQYEMV comes from the exons ATGTCTCCCCCATCAAGAAGGCTTCAAACTAAGCCAGTGATTACATGTCTCAAAACCTTTCTTATTTCTTACAGTCTCATATTTTGG TTTACAGGGGTTATCCTTCTGGCTGTAGGAGTATGGGGGAAGGTGAGCCTGGAAGCTTATTTCCAGCTGGCCTCTGAGAAGAGCACCAACGCACCATATGTCCTCATCGGGACTGGAGCCATCATCATCATTTTTGGCCTGTTTGGTTGCTTCGCTACATGCCGCGGTAGCCCATGGATGCTGAAGCTG TATGCCATGTTCCTGGTGCTGGTGTTCATAGCTGAGTTTGTGGCCGGCATCTCTGGCTTCTTATTCAGACATGAG aTAAAGGCTGTATTAGGTGATGCCTATAAAGACGCTGTGACGAACTACAATACCACTGACCCCAAAAGCTCTGTGGTTGACAACATCCAGAAGACT TTGCATTGCTGTGGAGTGGATAGTTACGAGGACTGGAACACAACAAAGTACTTCAAAGACCAAGGCATCCCTGACAGCTGTTGCAAAGAGAACACTGTCTGCGCTGTCGAGGCCCTCAAGGACCTTGCCAAGGCTCACGACTTTGTGTATAACACG GGCTGCTTCTCAAAGGTGACCACTTTGATGGAGTCTAACCTGGGAATCATTGCCGGAATATCTTTTGGAATTGCGTTCTTCCAG CTCATTGGGGTGTTCTTGGCCTGCTGCTTGTCTCGATACATCACCAACAACCAGTACGAGATGGTCTAG